The DNA region GGCATATCTTCAGCTATATGTTTAATTTCATGAATAAATACTTTGCATTGAGTTTTATAGTTAATTTCACCATTTAATATCAGATGATAATTTCCACGTCTGCTTAAATAAACAAAACCAAGAAGAACTGATGGAATATTGAAAGCTATAGTGGTTTTTATATTAAATGCATTCATTACCTCATAGAATGGTATATCCTCATTTAAAAGTGCCTTTAGCAAAGGTTTATCCAATATATCCATAAACATCATCCTTTCCTAATATGTATATATTTTATCCATCATTTCTATCTTCTTCATCTTCAATGGCTTTCATAATTCTCATCATTTTTTTAACAGCGTTAGGAGGTAAGTCCTTAGTTTGCTTAAATAATAGTTTTAAATCTTCTCTTTCTTTTAATGTATTCCAAAATTCAGATAATTCACTATCATCATTAAGTGCTTCAGGTATCTTTGTATTAGAAGCATCTTTATATGGATTGCGAATATCGCTTATTCCCATAAGCCAGTCTAAAGAAACATTGTAATCTCTAGCAATCCTTTTCTTTAATTCATCATCAGGTTTGCTTGATCCTGACTCATATTGAGACACAGTTGATTTCTTTAAATTATATGGCTTACCAAATTGTTCTTGTGTTAAGTCTTTTTCATTACGTAATATTTTTAATCTTTTTCCTAATACATTATTATCCATAATTTATACCTCATTATAGTTTAAATATTTTAAACTTTATACGCTAATAATACCATAATTAATCAATAAGTATACAAAAGTTTGAAAAAATTAAACTCTTGTATTGACAGTTTTAGTTTTTCAAACTATAATCAAGATATAAGGTTTGAGAAACTAAAACTAAGGAGGCTAGAACATGAATTTACCACTTTTGATTCAAATTAGAGCAGAAACTGGATTAACTCAAAAAGATATGGCTCAGAAATTAAACTATAAAAATAAAGCTAGCTACTGTCTAATTGAAAATGGGAAAACTAAAGTTACTATTGATTTAGCTTTAAAAATAAAGAATATTTTAAAGCTAAATGAAGATGATTTTAACAAAATTTTTTTTGAAAACTAAGTTTGAGAAACTAGAACTTAGTTAATATATTATAGAAAATATTGTCACTAGATAAGTGGTTAAAAGTGACAATTAGGCAATAAAAAATTTCATCAACATAAATTAATAATAACAGCATTAATAAAGGGAGGTGTGGAGCTTGCTATTAAAAGTTACAGTGAATAAGCCTAAAGATCCTACAGAACTATATGAAAAATTTAATGAGACTTTATCAGAAATACTTATAAATAAGCTCCAACCTGAAGAAGTTGACCAGTTAATCGACCTACTTAAAAAAGATAAAATTACTTTTTAAGCTAGTATAAAAACCTATGATGATTGGGCTGAAAAGCCTTCTTAAATTCAATGTGTTTGAGGGTATAAATGTACATTATATTCTATGCTTCATATATAAATTCAGTACAAAATTTAAAAATTAATTTTAGGGGAGGTAAATCAATGAGAATATCATCAAAACAGAAAAAAGAAGTAATATCTCTTAGGAAACAAGGAAAGTCATATTCAGCTATAAGTTTATTTACAGGCGTGCCACGAGGTGACATAGACAGAATTCTTAAGGAGGCAGTTAAGCAATGAGTACATTAGTAGCAAAGACATTAAAAAAATTACAGTGTAGTACAGGTGCTTCATGTAGAGAACTTGCAGATGTAGCAGGTGTTTCTTCCAGTGCCATGTCTAGATATAGTACAGGTAGCAGGAATATTCCGGAAGATGTTATTGTAAATCTTTCAAGAAAGTCTGGCATGGAGGAATTAAAGATTGCCTATTTGTCAGAGAAAAAGCTAGATATTATCAATACTCCTGTTTTAAATGGAATAGATGATAATATTCAGACCATGATCTTTAAATTTATTCATGAAGAGATTCCAGAAGCTCTTGAATCATTATATAACATATCAAAATTGACCATGAATAAGAAAAGTATCGATAACAATGAACATCGTGAACAACTCTATAAGGAAGTTGAACAGGTAGTAGATTTAATACCTGGAATCAAAACTTTTCTTATTAGGATGAAGCAGGACTATGGAATAAGTCTTGAAAGGCTTGATATAGCTGAATGTAAAAAATTAAGGCAGCGTGGATACGTTGTTGAAGAAAGTTGGTGATTCAAATGGCATTAAATGTTGTTTTACCAGGTAGCTTAAATAAAACAGAAAGGCAGATTAGGGCTTTGGAAGCTGTTATTCCTAAGGATACTGCAAAGGATAAGGCTATTCATCAAGAAGCTTTAAAGAAGCTGAAAGAACATAGGAAATTTTTATTAGAAAGTGAGGTGTGTTAGATGATTTTTAATGAAGAAAAAAAGTTATTTGAAATTAAGAAAATGAAGGTTGATGCGATATTTAATTTTGATTTAGAATCTGAATCCAGGATAACAATTAATGACATTATGTACAGAGAACATGTTGTATCTAGAATAATATTTAGAAAATATAAATCCTTTAGGGATAATAGTACATCTTTGTTTATAGAAATATTTATGGGAAATTTAGAATTAGGTACCATTGTATCTTTTGATAAAGATTATGTATTAATTAAGCATTCTAGAGACTTAAACTACACGATACGGATAGCTAATGAATATGATTATCCAAAAAAGAAAATAAACCCTCTGCAAAGGGTTCAGTAGAAAATTATCTTAAATTTTTGGCTAAGGGATTCTGCAAAATACCCTTAGTCCCATTATAGCATATTTTCGCTATAAGTTAAGGGGGCAATTAAAAAAATGAGTGCTTATAAGCAAGAAAATCTTATTGGTCAATTGTCTATATTTGATATACCTGTCATAGAAAAGCCTAAAAATATTACAAAAGTAGTAGAAAAAATTACAGAAACTAAGGTTTTGAGTACAAATATCCATGAAATATCACAGGATCAGCAAAATGTCATAAATAAATATAAGTCCAATGTTTATTTAAACCTCATAATTCATTACGGTGGCGGTGGAGTTGGCATTGAACTTAGGGATAATGAAAACTTTGAAACCATTTATGTAAATAGACAAGGCAAAGAGGAATTTAAATGGTCTAAGCAGCTTGCTGTAATGGATATGGACAAAGTTATTTTAGATAACACGACTATAGCAACTAAATCTAATGTAGGCGAGCTTGCAAAGGCAGGTGATTTTGTAAAAGCATATTATGGCAAGAGAATCATTGAAGGCCCTATAGTCCGTGAATATGGACTTGGAAATTCAATACTCAATATTAATTTTGAAATGGACGGGATAAGTTGTCAAACGGCCATAGGACGACATGCAGTTATAGAAATTTTGAAGGAGGCTATATAATGGCTCAATATAGATTCATTTATACAAATTTTTGGGAATCTCCAAAAGTAGCAGAAACTTTCACACCTGAAGATAAACTATTCTTTTTATATCTTTTGACAAATTCCCATACTACACAAATAGGAGTTTATAGAATAACGCCTAAATTTATTGCTTACGAACTTGGCTATTCTATTGAGTCTGTAAATAGTCTATTAGCTAGGTTTGAAGAGCATCATAAAATTATTAAATATAATGAGAAAACTAGAGAATTGGCTATAAGAAATTGGGGTAAGTTTAATCTTAATAAAGGAGGCAAGCCAGTTGAAGATTGTATAAATAAAGAATTCACCCAGGTAGATGACAAGTCTTTATTACTCTATGTTATGGATAGTATTAAAAGTCCAAGGATCAGACAGCTTTTTATTGCAGAATTACAGAGAAACAATTTATTGTCTACTAATGATAATTTTAGTGACGATACGGTATACGATACGTCGCGCGGTTCGTCAACGATAAGTGGGCAAAAAGAAAACAAAAAAGAAAATGAAAATAAAAATAAAAAAGAAAATAAAGATATATATATTAATCCTTCGGATAATGTTGATCACTCTGTGGATAATGTGGATATTAATGATAACTCTAATGAGGATATAGAAGGTGAGTCTAAGGCAGAAGATACAGAAACTCTCAGTGAAAATGTAAACTACGAAGATATCAGAAATCTTTATAACAACATATGCAAATCCTTACCCAGGGCCACAACCCTTACTAAAAAAAGAAAAGCTACTTTAAAAGCTCGCTGTAAAACTTTTAAAGATATTAAAATTTTTCAAGAGCTATTCTCTAAAGCTGAAAAAAGTGACTTCCTTTCAGGTAGAAATGGTAAGTGGACTTCATGCAACTTTGATTGGTTAATAAATGAGGAAAACATGGTTAAAGTTTTGGAAGATACCTACATTAATAGTAAAAATACAGGCCATAAAAAAACAACTTTCAATGATTATGAACAGAGAGAGAATGATTATTCAGCTATGGAAGCACAAGCATTAGAAGCAAGTGACAGAGCGGCTAAAATTGCAGCAGAGAATTTGGCTAATGATCCCTTTGATGAGCGTTATGCTAAATTAATGGGTCATTAGAAAGAAGTAAGGAAGGAGTTTTAAAGTATGGGATATTTAAAGAATTTTTCAAGGGCCTATGATAAGGAATTAGCTATAAAAAAGGCATTAAGCAATATAGACCAGGATAAAAAAGATAAAATTTTATCCTTATGCAGAAAGCTTAGAAAGAAGGATATCAATGAATTTATCCATGAAGTAGACAGAATGGTCAAGCTCCTAAGCGAAGGAAAAAGTTTTGAAGAGATTGAGAAAATATATGGACTAGATGGAATGTATGAGTTGGAAAAAGAGGAGGTTGCTAATGGGTGGAGGTTTAACCAGGTGAGACTTGGGAAAGTAGGGAGATAGAATCATGGAGGCAAAGTATATAAAAGAGCATAATAATTATGACCTAATACTAGGTAATAGATATAAAGCAAAGTTCTATAAAGATGGATGGCTATTAATAGAATGTGATGATAAAGGTAATAGTGTATTATACCGTGAAGAATGTTTTGAAAGAGAAGAATATTCTCCTGAAGAAGCAGCTATGTATGCCCTGAAATTTTGTGAAAAACATCCAGGATGGAAAAGGATTTGTGATATAGAAAATCATGAAAACCTATATAAGAATTGGGATGAATTATCAGAAAAAGATAAAAAACCTTGGATTAATGATTATGGAATATTGAGTGCAAAGGATGCATGGGAAGAATTTGGACATAAACCTTGTAAGGTACAATATGGATTTATTTCTGGAAAAGGTAAGTTTTATAAAAAAGTTACTGATGTACCACATCTTCATAATTTAATGCAAATTTATAAAGTTGGTTAGTACGAAATTTGAATATAGGTCGAACTAGATGGGTAGATAAAATTGTACTTTGATAATTGAATAATGCGGTGTTTATAGAATAAACTTCTAATATATTTTATCGGTAATAATGGACGATATAGAATATTATGGTATAATTTCTATATGAATTAAGCTAAAAGTATAAGATATTATCTAGCAGTTATTATAGATAATAAATACTTAATTTATAGGTAGTGGTATAGCCGAAATTAAATATAAGGAGAGTTAATGGATGAAGAAAATAGGAATGATTGGTGGTCTTGGACCCGAATCAACTTTAGATTATTATCGCCTAATTATTGAAAAATATCGTAATGAAGTAAAGGATGGTAGCTACCCTGAAATATTGATTAATAGCATGGATATGAATATTCTTTTAAGTTTTGTTGAGAATAAACAATGGGACAACCTTGTAAATTGCTTAATTAAAGGTGTCGAGATACTCTATAAAGCAGGTGCAGATTTTGGATTCATTTCATCAAATACACCACATATAGTATTTGAAAGAATTAAGGAGTTATCTCCTATTCCATTAATAAGTATTGTTGAGGAAACATGTAAAAATGCTGAGGCGTTAGGAATAAAAAAGATTGGCCTAATTGGGACTAAATTTACAATGGAGAGCAATTTTTTTAAGAAAGTATTTGACAAAAGTAATATAAAAATTATCGTTCCAAAAGAAGAAGAACAGGATTATATTCATCATAAACTAATGACTGAAATTGAATTTGGAAAGTTTCTTGATGAAACACGTAATGGATTACTTAATATTGTTAAAAGGATGATTGATGAAGATTCAATAGAGGGATTAATTCTTGGTTGTACAGAGTTGCCATTAATTCTTACAAAAGATGAATTTGGTATACCATTCCTTAATACTACAAAAATTCATGTTGAAAGTATTATTAAAAATTGTATTAAGGAATCTTAATTGATTTACAAAAGTAAAATTTTATTTATATATAATATTTATTAATAGTGAAAATTAAATATTTCATAAAACACCGTATTATTCAAGAATTCTACGGTGTTTTTGTTTCGCCATTCAAGAATTTAACGAAATACCAAAGGAGGATATTATGGAAGCTAAGATAGGAACAATAAAAACTCAAATATCAGAATTTACTATTAGAGATAATGAGATTGCCAGGATTATAAAAGATGCTTTAAAGCAGCAGGGATTTGATTTAGAAGTAAAACCGGTAATAGATGTTTCAACACAATTTTTTATAGGTGAAGAATTTAAAGTTTTTAGAACAGAATAAAAAATAATTCAAAAATTTGAAGGTGATAAATTGAAGATTGAGCAGCTTTCATTTTTAAAACCTATTGAAAAAGCTATAAAAAAACAAGAAATATATGATGCAACTATATGTGATAGATGTTGTTGCTGTAAATGTAAATACAGTGTTGAAATTTATCCATTTTTAACTACTGAAGAATGTAAAGAAATTAAAGAAGATAGTTGCTTTAATTGTGATGAATGCTACTACTACGGAATGGATAACGAAAATTTAAGTAGGAATATAGTTAAATTCAAATGTGATAAATTTAGAATGTCAAATTACTATTCAGATCTTGAAGCTAAAACAAAAAGAAGAAACTTTAAGATAATTTAGTTTGTGGTAGCTCATAATCAATTTAAAAATGTTTATTTAGATATTGATGAAAGGTGATGAATTTATGACTAATAAAGAAATAGCAGTAATTACTTATAAGATACTGCAAAAACGCAAACATAGAAAGAAACGTTTAGAGTCTAAAGTTACAATGTCACAAATAGATGCTATGGAGAGATCTATGGGAAGAAAATTAGGACAAATTTGAGGAGGATAAGATGAATAGGGTAGTTTTGATAGGAAGATTAACAAAAGATCCAGAGCTTAAGTTTACTCCTGGTACTGGGTATGCAGTTGCAACATTTGCTATAGCAGTGGATAGACGAGTACCTAATAAAGAAGGAGTAAGGGAAGCTGATTTTATTCCTATAGTAATATGGGGAAAGCAAGCTGAATCCACAGCTAATTATATGAGTAAAGGCAAGCTTGTAGGCATTAGTGGAAGAATACAAACTAGATCCTATGATGCTAAAGATGGCAGT from Clostridium pasteurianum BC1 includes:
- a CDS encoding helix-turn-helix domain-containing protein translates to MDNNVLGKRLKILRNEKDLTQEQFGKPYNLKKSTVSQYESGSSKPDDELKKRIARDYNVSLDWLMGISDIRNPYKDASNTKIPEALNDDSELSEFWNTLKEREDLKLLFKQTKDLPPNAVKKMMRIMKAIEDEEDRNDG
- a CDS encoding helix-turn-helix transcriptional regulator, whose translation is MNLPLLIQIRAETGLTQKDMAQKLNYKNKASYCLIENGKTKVTIDLALKIKNILKLNEDDFNKIFFEN
- a CDS encoding helix-turn-helix domain-containing protein → MSTLVAKTLKKLQCSTGASCRELADVAGVSSSAMSRYSTGSRNIPEDVIVNLSRKSGMEELKIAYLSEKKLDIINTPVLNGIDDNIQTMIFKFIHEEIPEALESLYNISKLTMNKKSIDNNEHREQLYKEVEQVVDLIPGIKTFLIRMKQDYGISLERLDIAECKKLRQRGYVVEESW
- a CDS encoding aspartate/glutamate racemase family protein — encoded protein: MKKIGMIGGLGPESTLDYYRLIIEKYRNEVKDGSYPEILINSMDMNILLSFVENKQWDNLVNCLIKGVEILYKAGADFGFISSNTPHIVFERIKELSPIPLISIVEETCKNAEALGIKKIGLIGTKFTMESNFFKKVFDKSNIKIIVPKEEEQDYIHHKLMTEIEFGKFLDETRNGLLNIVKRMIDEDSIEGLILGCTELPLILTKDEFGIPFLNTTKIHVESIIKNCIKES
- a CDS encoding single-stranded DNA-binding protein, giving the protein MNRVVLIGRLTKDPELKFTPGTGYAVATFAIAVDRRVPNKEGVREADFIPIVIWGKQAESTANYMSKGKLVGISGRIQTRSYDAKDGSKKYITEVVADEIQFLEWGKKNEGSNHNAEYEAAGITPVDDGDVPF